In bacterium 336/3, the following proteins share a genomic window:
- a CDS encoding acetyl-CoA carboxyl transferase: MVFLDFEQPIAELEAKISEMKTLAENNKVDLSVAIESVENQLLELKKETYQNLTRWQRVQLSRHPERPYALDYIENMCEEFIELHGDRTVADDKAMIGGFGRMGEQTVMFIGQQKGRNTKQRQYRNFGMPNPEGYRKALRLMKLAEKFNKPIVTLIDTPGAFPGIEAEERGQGEAIAKNLREMFMLKVPIICIIIGEGASGGALGIAIGDKVLMLENTWYSVISPESCSSILWRSWDYKEQAAEALSLTATDMLKNKLIDGIVEEPLGGAHTNPQKIYATVKKIILENIKKLDKLDTDKRIEQRIEKFSKMGVVKE, encoded by the coding sequence ATGGTATTTTTAGATTTTGAACAACCTATCGCCGAACTGGAGGCAAAAATCAGTGAGATGAAAACGCTTGCTGAAAATAATAAAGTAGATTTGAGTGTTGCTATTGAAAGTGTTGAAAATCAGCTTTTAGAATTAAAAAAAGAAACTTATCAGAATCTTACTCGTTGGCAAAGAGTACAACTTTCCCGTCATCCTGAACGTCCTTATGCTTTAGATTATATCGAAAATATGTGCGAAGAGTTCATTGAATTGCATGGAGACCGTACAGTTGCTGACGACAAAGCCATGATTGGTGGTTTTGGTAGGATGGGCGAACAAACAGTTATGTTTATTGGACAACAAAAAGGAAGAAATACAAAACAACGTCAGTACAGAAATTTTGGAATGCCAAACCCCGAAGGTTATAGAAAGGCTTTACGTTTGATGAAACTTGCTGAAAAATTTAACAAACCTATTGTAACGTTGATTGATACGCCTGGTGCTTTTCCTGGTATCGAAGCTGAAGAACGTGGACAAGGTGAGGCAATCGCAAAAAACCTGAGAGAGATGTTTATGCTCAAAGTGCCCATTATTTGTATCATTATTGGCGAAGGAGCCTCTGGTGGTGCTTTGGGAATTGCTATTGGAGATAAAGTCTTGATGCTTGAAAACACTTGGTATTCAGTGATTTCTCCTGAAAGTTGTAGCTCTATTTTGTGGCGTAGCTGGGATTATAAAGAACAAGCTGCTGAGGCTTTGAGCTTAACGGCAACAGATATGCTTAAAAACAAACTCATAGATGGAATTGTAGAAGAACCTTTGGGTGGGGCACATACCAATCCTCAAAAAATATATGCTACAGTCAAAAAAATAATTTTAGAAAATATTAAAAAACTAGACAAATTAGATACAGATAAACGAATAGAACAGCGTATTGAGAAGTTTTCTAAGATGGGAGTAGTAAAAGAATAA
- a CDS encoding HIT family hydrolase: protein MASIFSRIAAGEIPCHKIAETEQFLAFLDISPVAKGHTLVIPKKEIDYIFDLDDELLAGLHIFSKKVAKAIEKVVSCERIATAVVGLEVPHAHIHLIPINSMADMNFANKKNMSQEELAQVAEQIRQQL, encoded by the coding sequence ATGGCTTCCATCTTTAGTAGAATTGCAGCAGGTGAAATCCCTTGTCATAAAATTGCTGAAACAGAACAATTTTTAGCATTTCTTGATATTTCTCCAGTTGCAAAAGGGCATACTCTGGTTATTCCTAAAAAAGAAATAGATTATATTTTTGATTTGGATGATGAATTGCTTGCTGGGTTACATATTTTTTCTAAAAAAGTAGCCAAAGCAATCGAAAAAGTTGTTTCTTGTGAACGAATTGCCACAGCCGTAGTTGGTTTGGAAGTGCCTCATGCACATATACATCTGATTCCTATTAATTCGATGGCTGATATGAACTTTGCCAATAAAAAAAATATGAGTCAAGAAGAACTTGCTCAAGTCGCAGAACAAATTAGACAGCAATTATAA
- a CDS encoding transcription elongation factor GreA: protein MSKISYYTQEGLDKLKAEVQELRTKGRAEIARQIAEARDKGDLSENAEYDAAKEAQGLLELKISKLEELLGNARLLDESNIDISKVSVLSKVRIKNKKTKAEMTYLLVAQEEADLKAGKISVDSPIGKGLLGKVVGDTAKIQVPAGEIEMEILEISR from the coding sequence ATGTCAAAGATTTCGTATTATACTCAAGAGGGTTTAGATAAACTGAAGGCTGAAGTACAAGAATTGCGTACCAAAGGGAGAGCAGAAATTGCTCGCCAAATAGCTGAAGCACGTGATAAAGGAGACCTTTCTGAAAATGCCGAATATGACGCAGCCAAAGAAGCTCAAGGTCTTTTGGAATTAAAAATATCTAAATTAGAAGAACTTTTGGGCAATGCTCGTCTGCTCGATGAGTCGAATATTGATATTTCCAAAGTATCTGTTCTTTCTAAAGTTCGTATCAAAAATAAAAAAACAAAAGCTGAAATGACTTATCTGCTTGTTGCTCAAGAAGAAGCAGATTTGAAAGCTGGTAAAATATCTGTAGATTCACCCATCGGTAAAGGTCTTCTAGGAAAAGTAGTAGGTGATACTGCCAAAATACAAGTTCCTGCTGGCGAAATAGAAATGGAAATATTGGAAATTAGTAGATAA
- a CDS encoding methylcrotonoyl-CoA carboxylase — MDIEYNKNEDIMKQLVTQLNAKLKKVHLGGGEKRIATHKAKGKLTARERIEYLLDKDKPQLEMGAFVAEGMYEEEGGCPSAGVAIVIGYITGRQCIVVANDATVKAGAWFPITAKKNLRAQEIAIENRLPIVYLVDSAGVYLPMQAEVFPDKEHFGRIFRNNAVMSSEGIIQVAAIMGSCVAGGAYLPIMSDEALIVEGTGSVFLAGSYLVKSAIGEDVDNETLGGASTHSEISGVTDNKYPNDEACLDAIRGIFEKLGDFDKAGFNRAESALPKKEQKEIYGILPSDRTKPYDMRDIIERLVDNSEFEEYKELYGKTIICGTARIDGWAVGIVANQRKIIKTKKGEMQMGGVIYSDSADKAARFIMNCNQRKIPLVFLQDVTGFMVGSKSEHNGIIKDGAKMVNAMANCVVPKFTFIIGNSYGAGNYAMCGKAYDPRLIYAWPSAQLAVMSGASAAKTLLQIRVAALESKGQKITPEEQEQLLAEIKEIYANQLSPYYAASHLWVDGVIDPLDTRKVISMGIEAANHAPITKRYNVGVIQV; from the coding sequence ATAGATATTGAATACAACAAGAACGAGGACATCATGAAGCAACTCGTAACGCAACTCAACGCAAAACTCAAAAAAGTACATCTAGGAGGCGGAGAGAAACGTATTGCTACTCACAAAGCCAAAGGCAAACTCACAGCCAGAGAGCGTATTGAGTATTTGTTGGATAAAGATAAGCCCCAACTCGAAATGGGTGCATTTGTAGCAGAAGGCATGTACGAAGAAGAAGGTGGCTGTCCATCGGCAGGTGTAGCCATCGTGATTGGTTATATTACTGGCAGACAGTGTATTGTAGTAGCCAACGATGCAACCGTAAAAGCTGGAGCATGGTTTCCTATTACAGCCAAAAAGAATTTGAGAGCTCAAGAAATCGCCATTGAAAATCGTTTGCCCATTGTATATTTGGTGGATAGTGCAGGTGTGTATCTGCCTATGCAAGCAGAAGTATTTCCAGATAAAGAGCATTTTGGTAGAATTTTCAGAAATAATGCCGTCATGAGTTCTGAAGGTATTATTCAGGTGGCTGCTATTATGGGTAGCTGTGTGGCAGGTGGAGCATATTTGCCTATTATGAGTGATGAAGCCCTGATTGTAGAAGGTACTGGTTCAGTGTTTTTGGCAGGTTCGTATCTTGTAAAATCGGCTATCGGAGAAGACGTTGATAATGAAACCCTTGGTGGAGCAAGCACTCATTCCGAAATTTCAGGAGTAACTGATAACAAGTACCCAAACGATGAAGCTTGTTTGGATGCAATTCGTGGCATATTTGAAAAATTAGGCGATTTTGATAAAGCTGGATTTAACAGAGCTGAATCTGCCTTACCTAAAAAAGAGCAAAAGGAAATTTATGGTATTCTACCTTCTGATAGAACCAAGCCCTACGATATGCGTGATATTATCGAACGCCTTGTTGATAATTCGGAGTTCGAGGAATATAAAGAGTTGTATGGTAAAACCATTATTTGTGGAACAGCTCGTATTGATGGTTGGGCTGTCGGAATTGTTGCCAATCAACGAAAAATCATAAAAACTAAAAAAGGTGAAATGCAAATGGGTGGGGTAATCTACTCAGATTCAGCAGATAAAGCAGCTCGTTTCATTATGAATTGTAATCAACGCAAGATACCTTTGGTATTCTTGCAAGATGTAACTGGTTTTATGGTAGGTAGTAAATCTGAACACAACGGAATCATCAAAGATGGGGCAAAAATGGTAAATGCAATGGCAAATTGTGTAGTGCCTAAGTTTACATTTATTATTGGAAACTCTTATGGTGCAGGCAATTATGCGATGTGTGGCAAAGCTTACGACCCTCGCCTGATTTATGCTTGGCCTTCGGCTCAGTTGGCTGTAATGAGTGGAGCTTCAGCAGCCAAGACACTTTTGCAAATCAGGGTGGCAGCATTGGAATCTAAAGGACAAAAAATCACTCCTGAAGAGCAAGAACAATTACTTGCAGAAATCAAAGAAATTTATGCCAATCAGCTTTCACCTTATTATGCAGCATCTCATTTGTGGGTAGATGGCGTAATAGACCCCTTAGACACTCGTAAGGTTATTTCAATGGGGATAGAGGCAGCAAACCACGCTCCTATCACCAAACGTTATAATGTAGGGGTGATACAGGTGTAA
- a CDS encoding glycosyl transferase produces MYFEKKKIAIIGTVGLPANYGGFETLTEHLVECLGSTYDMTVYCSGKKYQQSKRAKTFKGAKLKYLPFDANGIQSIIYDSLSILHAVLYADVLLILGVAGAWLLPFVRLFTKKKIIISIDGIEWKRGKWNILAKWYLFWAESLAVKYSHIDISDNEAIQDYTAARYGTLSRIIEYGSDHVLKVKKTPEAEIKYPFLNHFYAFKVCRIEPENNVHIILEAFAQLKNIHLVVVGNWNKSTYGLDLKEQYQDYANITILYPIYEQEKLDILRSNASLYIHGHSAGGTNPSLVEAMYLELPIIAFEVAYNKVTTENKALYFKDIEDLKYKIKNISMSTLKNMAYQMYQIAEKRYKWSLIAQKYSFLIQEVLTIKDKSLVETEITRLNYSDLLDLEISHLKIMKGI; encoded by the coding sequence ATGTATTTTGAAAAGAAAAAAATAGCAATAATTGGAACAGTAGGTTTACCTGCCAATTATGGAGGTTTTGAAACACTTACTGAACATTTGGTTGAGTGTTTAGGCTCTACTTATGATATGACAGTTTACTGCTCTGGTAAAAAATATCAGCAAAGTAAAAGAGCGAAAACATTTAAAGGAGCTAAACTAAAGTATTTACCCTTTGATGCAAATGGAATACAAAGCATTATATACGATAGTCTTTCTATTCTCCATGCAGTCCTTTATGCTGATGTTTTATTGATATTAGGTGTAGCAGGAGCTTGGTTGCTTCCTTTTGTGAGACTTTTTACTAAAAAGAAAATTATCATCTCAATAGATGGCATTGAATGGAAACGAGGTAAATGGAATATACTCGCTAAATGGTACTTATTTTGGGCAGAGAGCTTAGCAGTAAAATACTCGCATATTGATATTTCTGATAACGAAGCTATTCAAGACTATACAGCAGCCCGTTATGGTACACTTAGTCGAATTATTGAATATGGCTCGGATCATGTTTTAAAAGTAAAAAAAACACCTGAAGCAGAAATAAAATACCCTTTTCTAAATCACTTTTATGCTTTTAAAGTCTGTAGAATAGAACCAGAAAATAATGTACATATTATTCTAGAAGCCTTTGCTCAACTCAAAAATATACATTTGGTGGTAGTTGGGAATTGGAATAAAAGTACTTATGGATTAGATCTTAAAGAACAATATCAAGACTATGCAAATATTACAATATTATATCCTATTTATGAACAAGAAAAATTAGATATACTTCGTAGTAATGCAAGTTTATATATTCATGGACATTCAGCAGGTGGGACAAATCCATCTTTAGTAGAAGCAATGTATTTAGAGTTACCAATTATAGCTTTTGAAGTGGCATATAATAAAGTAACAACAGAGAATAAAGCTTTATACTTTAAAGATATAGAAGACTTGAAATATAAGATCAAAAATATTTCTATGAGTACTCTTAAAAATATGGCTTATCAGATGTATCAAATAGCAGAGAAAAGATATAAATGGTCTTTAATAGCTCAAAAATATAGTTTCTTGATACAAGAAGTGCTTACTATCAAAGACAAATCATTGGTAGAAACAGAAATTACGAGGCTGAATTATTCTGATTTATTAGACTTAGAAATTTCTCATTTAAAAATAATGAAAGGTATTTAA
- a CDS encoding acetyltransferase, protein MKKFIEYLIQQRNPQFAFDTQLTSWVLVSFIWNICWGLLRGFKLLLCFKNPKMAILGKNVSFFNTPSIKFGKFMKLGDDVYISALGKDGVQIGDNFSLGSFSRIVISTSLHHLGEFIRIGNHVGIGEFAYLGGGGGLEIGDECIIGQYFSCHPENHHYSDYSKSIRWQGVNRKGIKIGKNCWIGSKVTILDGVEIGDGCIIAAGAVVTQSFPSNSIIGGVPAKIIKNRIAA, encoded by the coding sequence ATGAAAAAGTTCATAGAATACTTGATTCAGCAACGAAACCCTCAATTTGCATTTGATACTCAATTGACATCATGGGTTTTAGTTTCCTTTATTTGGAATATATGCTGGGGGCTTTTAAGAGGATTCAAGCTTTTATTATGCTTTAAAAACCCTAAAATGGCTATTCTTGGAAAAAATGTAAGTTTTTTCAATACACCTTCTATCAAATTTGGAAAGTTTATGAAATTAGGAGATGATGTGTATATCAGTGCATTAGGTAAAGATGGAGTACAAATTGGAGATAATTTTAGTCTGGGATCCTTCAGTAGAATTGTAATATCTACTTCACTGCATCATTTAGGAGAATTTATCAGGATTGGAAACCATGTAGGAATAGGAGAATTTGCTTATTTGGGTGGTGGAGGAGGTTTAGAAATAGGAGATGAATGTATTATTGGGCAATATTTTAGTTGCCACCCAGAAAACCATCATTATAGTGATTATTCAAAATCTATCAGATGGCAGGGTGTGAATAGAAAAGGTATCAAAATTGGAAAAAACTGCTGGATAGGAAGTAAGGTAACCATTTTGGATGGGGTAGAAATAGGAGATGGATGTATTATTGCTGCAGGAGCAGTTGTAACACAATCTTTTCCAAGTAATAGTATTATAGGTGGCGTTCCTGCCAAAATAATCAAAAATAGAATAGCTGCATGA
- a CDS encoding exopolysaccharide transporter, translating into MTFDRKQEKFLKLVDQQLFWLLLLMVACFFTWSENVVITRVIKVIGRMGMLFFSYVVYQKIIRFGAVDSLRTHNILSSTFYIIYLFLGLASFLWSTNVGYSALQWFMTTQTLVFCYYFIKSLYLLDEYFPNHKIRLYNLLGNSCFILILIFVIGMWVNPDVFYRMTHGGEEARLGGYLMNPNELGMLAGVGVAGLLFDLKRNHSRKWTIFKLIILFYGLYATGSRSSLIGALLIIGFHVMQSDNKRIKMIIMVGLMVISPVAIYKVVLKDGDTSRMEEVLSMTGRLPFWTALINEGLPREPLLGFGFMRIDYKEYFQSAHTYPGKMTHNTFMQVLMNLGFVGLTIVIFQMVFTFRGIFRENKEKKLMLLSLFIPLIINSFTEFGIFGESNYGILFYQLMILYISFKKSSILTPKQRVQLKKRRKDLVNY; encoded by the coding sequence ATAACATTTGATAGAAAACAAGAAAAGTTCTTGAAACTTGTAGATCAACAACTATTTTGGTTGCTGTTGCTGATGGTGGCTTGTTTTTTTACATGGAGTGAAAATGTAGTGATTACCAGAGTTATTAAAGTAATAGGACGAATGGGCATGCTATTTTTTTCTTATGTAGTCTATCAAAAAATTATTCGATTTGGAGCTGTAGATTCACTTCGAACCCATAATATTCTTTCTTCCACTTTTTATATTATTTATTTATTTTTAGGATTAGCATCTTTTCTTTGGAGTACCAATGTAGGTTATAGTGCATTACAATGGTTTATGACTACCCAAACACTAGTATTTTGTTATTATTTTATAAAGAGCCTGTATTTATTAGATGAATACTTTCCAAATCATAAAATCAGACTTTATAATTTACTTGGAAATAGCTGTTTTATCTTGATATTAATATTCGTAATAGGAATGTGGGTAAACCCTGACGTATTTTATCGGATGACTCATGGAGGAGAAGAAGCTAGATTGGGAGGATATTTAATGAACCCCAATGAATTAGGAATGCTGGCTGGTGTTGGAGTTGCAGGTTTATTATTTGATTTAAAAAGAAATCATTCCAGAAAATGGACTATTTTTAAATTAATCATTCTTTTTTATGGATTGTATGCAACGGGTTCTCGCTCTTCACTGATAGGGGCATTGCTTATTATCGGATTTCATGTAATGCAGTCTGATAATAAACGTATAAAAATGATAATTATGGTGGGATTGATGGTTATATCACCTGTAGCTATCTATAAAGTTGTTTTGAAAGATGGTGATACAAGCCGTATGGAAGAAGTATTGAGTATGACAGGGCGTTTACCATTTTGGACAGCTCTCATCAACGAAGGTTTGCCTAGAGAGCCTCTTTTGGGCTTTGGTTTTATGAGAATTGATTATAAAGAGTATTTTCAGAGTGCTCATACTTACCCAGGAAAAATGACTCATAATACGTTCATGCAAGTATTAATGAATTTAGGGTTTGTGGGACTTACAATCGTAATATTTCAAATGGTATTTACTTTTCGAGGAATTTTCAGAGAGAATAAAGAGAAGAAACTCATGCTATTGAGTCTTTTTATTCCTTTAATTATCAATTCTTTTACAGAATTTGGCATTTTTGGTGAATCCAATTATGGCATTCTGTTCTATCAACTCATGATTCTTTACATTTCCTTTAAAAAGAGCTCAATTCTCACTCCTAAACAAAGAGTACAATTAAAGAAAAGAAGAAAGGACTTAGTAAATTACTAA